The Gemmatimonadaceae bacterium genomic interval GCCGTGTTCACTCTCGCCATCGGCATCGGCGCCAATGCGGCGATCTTCAGTGTCGTCAACCGAATCCTGCTCGATCCGGTGCCCTTCCCCGGCGGCAATCGAGTGGTCGCGCTTCGACAGGTGTCGGCGGACGGCGGCCTGATGTTCCCGATGGCCGGATCGATGGTGCGCGCGTGGGCCGGGCACGCCACGACCATCGAAGCCATCGCGAACCTCGGCGAGCGACAGGTGCATGCCGACGAAGCCGCTGACCGCGATTCGATTCAGGCTGCCGTGGTCACGTCCGAGTTCATGAGGGTGGTCGGCCTTCGGCCGGCGCTCGGACGATCATTCAACGCCGACGAAGCGCGGAGCGGGTCCGGCGTGGTGATGATCGGCCACGCGCTCTGGCGCGGCAGCTACGCGGGGCGACGCAGCGTCATCGGCTCGACGATCCATCTCAACGGCAAACCTTACGTCATCATCGGCGTGACGCCCACGGGGATGGCGGTGCCGATGTCGCTCAGTCCTCCGCCCGACGTCTGGCTGCCGTACGACCTCAACGCGATTCAAGGCGCGACGTTTGGAGCGTTCGCGCGACTGCGCCCCGGCGTGACGACGGACGTCGCGTCCGCGGAGTTGCAAGCCGCGGTGCGCGCGCTTCCCGACTCGATCTCCGACTCGAACCTGCGCGCGCGCGTCGTCCGCCCGCGCGAGTTCGTGGAAGCGCGCGAAGCGACGACGTTGCGCGTGCTGTTCGCCGCCGTGGGGCTGCTGGTCCTCATCGCGTGCGCGAATGTCGCGAACTTGCTGCTCGCTCGAGCATGGAACCGTCGACGCGAGTTTGCGGTGCGTGTCGCGCTCGGCGCCGGGCGTTCACGCTTGGTCAGGCAAGTGATGGCGGAAAGCCTGACGCTCGCGGTCGTCGGAGGATCGCTGGGCGTGCTGCTCGCCTGGGAAGGGCTGCGCATCATCATCGCGATGCGACCGCCTTCGCTTCAGCATCTCGTGGCCGTTCACCTTGACTCGGCCGTCGTCCTGTGGAGCGCGGCCCTCGCGCTCGGGTCGGGCCTGCTGTTCGGTGCCGCGCCGGCGATTCTGGCGACCGACTCGATCGGCGACGCCATGCGCGCGAGCGCGGGTGGTGCCGGAGGAGCCGCGAATCTCGTCGCGCGGAAAATTCGGGGCGCGCTCGTCGTCAGTGAAGTGGCGCTTGCCCTCGTGCTCCTCGTCGGTGCGGGACTGCTGGTTCGTTCCTTTGTCGCCCTCCAGCACATGGACGTCGGCTTCGACCGGCGCGGTCTCATGTCGATCGGCATCCACTTTGCTCGGGGCGTCGAGGTGCAGCAGCGGGAAGACCTGCGCGCCGCGTTCGTGGCTCGCGTCGCAGCATTGCCCGGTGTGACCGGAGCGGCAGTCGGTACACTGCCGAGCACCGGGTTCCTCGTCGGCGCCGAAGTACAGCGCGAAGGCGGGGGCGGTGGCCAGCCATCGCCCGTAAAATCGTTCACGGCGGGCCTCGTGACGCCGAACTATTTCACCGTCTCGCGCATCCCGATCGTCGAGGGCCGCACTTTCGACTCGACGATCGCCGGTGCTCACGAAGCAGTCGTCAATCGCACGCTCGCGCGCCGGCTCTGGCCCGACGGCCACGCCCTCGGCTCTCGGTTTCGGACGAGCCCGAAAGGCGATTGGACCACCGTCGTCGGTATCGCGACCGACGTGCGAGTGCCGTGGTTCGGCGGCGACCGAAGCGACCTTCAG includes:
- a CDS encoding ADOP family duplicated permease, giving the protein MQRFSSKVPAGVRRLVRLPWTRERMKRDLEDEWRFHLEARAAELRTQNPELSQSDAMAEAQRRFGDLQELRGAFQKLERVSARRLFLAEWLDDWAYDLRYAIRQFRRSPGFSFVAVFTLAIGIGANAAIFSVVNRILLDPVPFPGGNRVVALRQVSADGGLMFPMAGSMVRAWAGHATTIEAIANLGERQVHADEAADRDSIQAAVVTSEFMRVVGLRPALGRSFNADEARSGSGVVMIGHALWRGSYAGRRSVIGSTIHLNGKPYVIIGVTPTGMAVPMSLSPPPDVWLPYDLNAIQGATFGAFARLRPGVTTDVASAELQAAVRALPDSISDSNLRARVVRPREFVEAREATTLRVLFAAVGLLVLIACANVANLLLARAWNRRREFAVRVALGAGRSRLVRQVMAESLTLAVVGGSLGVLLAWEGLRIIIAMRPPSLQHLVAVHLDSAVVLWSAALALGSGLLFGAAPAILATDSIGDAMRASAGGAGGAANLVARKIRGALVVSEVALALVLLVGAGLLVRSFVALQHMDVGFDRRGLMSIGIHFARGVEVQQREDLRAAFVARVAALPGVTGAAVGTLPSTGFLVGAEVQREGGGGGQPSPVKSFTAGLVTPNYFTVSRIPIVEGRTFDSTIAGAHEAVVNRTLARRLWPDGHALGSRFRTSPKGDWTTVVGIATDVRVPWFGGDRSDLQIYTHPPINMFALGLLVRSSLPIGALMPMLRHAAEETDSRITLGQATDADELVSQALSPSRFATTLLGAFGAIALLLSAVGLYGVVAYAVSQRTREIGVRVALGARPEEIRRLVVGHGVRLATIGIAIGLAGAAAVVGMMRGLLYGVAPLDVTTFVSIAVVLLAVAALASLVPAHRALRIDPMDALRAE